A region from the Tsuneonella mangrovi genome encodes:
- a CDS encoding DUF167 domain-containing protein, translating to MARPKADLPPAAAILALVDGEGRLALRVTPGARSEGIAISDGQVQVKVRAKPTDGAANDAVIRLLAKALAIAPSQIELLRGSTSREKLVRIAA from the coding sequence ATGGCGCGGCCCAAAGCTGATCTCCCGCCTGCCGCAGCGATCCTTGCGCTGGTCGATGGCGAAGGGCGGCTGGCGCTGCGCGTCACGCCCGGTGCTCGCAGCGAAGGCATTGCGATCAGCGATGGGCAAGTGCAGGTGAAGGTGCGCGCCAAACCGACCGACGGCGCAGCCAACGATGCGGTGATCCGCCTGCTCGCCAAGGCACTGGCGATTGCACCTTCGCAAATCGAACTGCTGCGCGGTTCGACCTCTCGTGAAAAGCTGGTGCGGATCGCAGCCTAG